Proteins from one Parvibaculum lavamentivorans DS-1 genomic window:
- the thpR gene encoding RNA 2',3'-cyclic phosphodiesterase, which produces MIRLFTALEIPDEAAEKLMRLQQGLDGARWIERPDFHITLRFMGDVPENVAADIDEALAEIPMEPFEVELEGVGEFGGKRPHTLWAGVKMSEPLRVLQGRHESAMRRVGLKPETRNYTPHVTIARLSHVSTDEAYRFIEANNLFAAPRFEVEQFTLFSAKASTGGGPYVVKTRYPDFGWVEEE; this is translated from the coding sequence ATGATCCGCCTGTTCACAGCACTGGAAATTCCTGACGAGGCGGCGGAGAAGCTCATGCGGCTGCAGCAGGGGCTTGACGGTGCGCGCTGGATCGAGCGGCCGGATTTTCACATCACGCTGCGTTTCATGGGCGATGTGCCGGAGAATGTCGCCGCCGATATTGACGAGGCGCTGGCGGAGATTCCGATGGAGCCTTTCGAGGTGGAGCTGGAAGGCGTCGGCGAATTCGGCGGCAAGCGGCCGCATACGCTCTGGGCGGGCGTGAAAATGTCGGAGCCTCTGCGCGTGCTGCAGGGGCGGCACGAAAGCGCGATGCGGCGCGTGGGCCTCAAGCCCGAAACGCGGAACTACACGCCGCATGTCACCATCGCGCGGCTGTCGCATGTGAGCACCGACGAAGCCTATCGCTTCATCGAGGCGAACAACCTCTTCGCCGCGCCCCGCTTCGAGGTGGAGCAGTTCACTCTCTTCTCCGCGAAGGCGAGCACGGGCGGCGGGCCTTACGTCGTCAAGACGCGCTATCCGGATTTCGGCTGGGTGGAGGAAGAGTAG